One window of the Nicotiana tabacum cultivar K326 chromosome 4, ASM71507v2, whole genome shotgun sequence genome contains the following:
- the LOC142179965 gene encoding secreted RxLR effector protein 161-like encodes MYAHICTRPDISFAVGMLGRYQSNPGIDHWKAAKKVLRYLQGTKDYMLAYRRADHLDVIGYSDSDYAGCMDTRKSTFGYLFLLIGGAISWKSTKQSVIAASTMEAEFVA; translated from the coding sequence ATGTATGCCCATATATGTACGAGACCAGACATTAGTTTTGCTGTTGGAATGCTGGGCAGATATCAAAGTAATCCAGGGATAGACCACTGGAAGGCTGCAAAGAAAGTGTTACGATACTTGCAAGGAACGAAAGATTATATGCTCGCTTATAGAAGAGCTGATCATCTTGACGTGATTGGATATTCAGATTCAGATTATGCTGGTTGTATGGATACAAGAAAATCTACATTTGGTTATTTATTCCTGTTAATCGGAGGAGCAATATCATGGAAGAGTACGAAACAGTCTGTTATAGCTGCATCCACTATGGAAGCTGAATTTGTGGCATGA